One window from the genome of Pseudomonas fluorescens encodes:
- a CDS encoding ATP-dependent DNA helicase, which translates to MSPTPGYSIAVRALCEFTAKVGDLDLRFTPSPTALEGIAGHRTVASRRTEGYQAEVALEGHWQTLTVKGRADGYDPVRQCLEEVKTYRGDLSKQPTNHRQLHWAQAKIYGWLMCQKLQLPHIDVALVYFDIVSEKETCLTQRFEAAQLQTFFEAQCALFLAWAEQEMAHRQARNLGAQALVFPHAGFRPGQRHLAESVFKAISTGRCLMAQAPTGIGKTVGTLFPMLKALAPQQLDKVYFLTAKTPGRKLALDAARVITRSAPSMPLRVLEMIARDKACEHPDNACHGESCPLARGFYDRLPGARAAASQVCWLDQAALRDIALAHEVCPYYLSQEMARWADVVVADYNYYFDFSALLFGLAQANGWTVATLVDEAHNLVERGRQMYSATLDQATLSSVRKTAPEPLKKSLERFNRQWNALHTSQMAAYQAYEKLPEKLLQALATCTTAIGDYLNDHPQGLDSGLQAFYFDALQFGRVAEAFDEHFLFDIHKRELGRQRSLSTLCLRNVVPAAFLRPRLTAARSTVLFSATLSPRHYYADLLGTPGDTVWIDVESPFKAEQLDVQVVSRISTRFAHRQASLEPIVTLMARQFSERPGNYLAFFSSFDYLQQVAGLFAERHPQIALWTQSRGMGEAPRQAFLERFMEHSQGIGFAVLGGAFGEGIDLPGSRLIGAFIATLGLAQFNPVNEQMKQRMAAIFGDGYDYTYLYPGLQKVVQAAGRVIRTQQDSGVVMLIDDRFGEARVQQLLPRWWSVTQEAHKSPCGSELARDGRLSASIDAN; encoded by the coding sequence ATGAGCCCGACACCCGGCTACAGCATCGCCGTGCGGGCGCTGTGTGAATTCACCGCCAAGGTGGGCGACCTTGACCTGCGCTTCACCCCCTCGCCGACAGCCCTGGAAGGCATCGCCGGCCATCGCACCGTCGCCTCGCGGCGCACCGAGGGTTATCAGGCTGAAGTGGCCCTCGAAGGTCACTGGCAAACATTGACGGTCAAAGGCCGGGCCGACGGCTACGACCCGGTCCGCCAGTGCCTTGAAGAGGTGAAGACCTATCGGGGCGACCTGAGCAAGCAGCCGACCAACCATCGCCAGTTGCATTGGGCCCAGGCGAAAATCTATGGCTGGCTGATGTGCCAAAAGCTGCAGTTGCCGCACATCGACGTGGCGCTAGTGTATTTCGACATCGTCAGCGAAAAGGAAACCTGCCTCACCCAACGCTTCGAGGCGGCCCAGTTGCAAACCTTCTTCGAAGCACAATGCGCGCTGTTCCTGGCCTGGGCCGAGCAGGAAATGGCCCATCGGCAGGCGCGTAACCTCGGCGCGCAGGCCCTGGTCTTCCCCCATGCGGGTTTCAGGCCCGGGCAACGGCACTTGGCCGAGTCGGTGTTCAAGGCAATCAGTACCGGCCGCTGCCTGATGGCCCAGGCGCCCACCGGCATCGGCAAGACCGTCGGCACCTTGTTCCCGATGCTCAAGGCGTTGGCGCCCCAGCAACTGGACAAAGTGTACTTCCTCACGGCGAAAACCCCGGGGCGCAAGCTGGCCCTGGATGCGGCACGCGTGATTACCCGCAGCGCGCCGTCGATGCCGCTGCGGGTGCTGGAAATGATCGCCCGGGACAAGGCCTGCGAACACCCGGACAACGCCTGCCATGGCGAGTCCTGTCCGCTGGCCCGAGGTTTCTATGACCGCCTGCCGGGCGCCCGGGCGGCGGCAAGCCAAGTCTGCTGGCTGGATCAGGCGGCATTGCGCGACATTGCATTGGCCCATGAGGTGTGCCCGTATTACCTCAGCCAGGAAATGGCCCGTTGGGCCGACGTGGTGGTGGCCGACTACAACTATTACTTCGACTTCAGCGCCTTGCTCTTTGGCCTGGCCCAGGCCAATGGCTGGACAGTCGCGACCCTGGTGGACGAGGCCCATAACCTGGTGGAACGCGGGCGGCAGATGTACAGCGCGACCCTTGACCAGGCCACGTTGAGCAGCGTGCGCAAAACCGCCCCCGAACCGCTGAAGAAATCCCTGGAGCGGTTCAATCGCCAGTGGAACGCCTTGCATACGTCCCAGATGGCGGCCTATCAGGCCTATGAAAAACTGCCGGAAAAGTTGCTCCAGGCCTTGGCCACCTGTACCACCGCCATCGGCGATTACCTCAACGATCACCCCCAGGGCCTGGACAGTGGCTTACAGGCGTTCTACTTCGACGCCTTGCAGTTCGGCCGGGTGGCGGAAGCCTTCGACGAGCACTTTCTGTTCGACATCCACAAGCGCGAACTCGGCCGCCAGCGCAGCCTGTCGACGCTGTGCCTGCGCAACGTGGTGCCGGCCGCGTTCCTGCGGCCCAGGCTGACGGCGGCCCGCAGCACCGTGCTGTTTTCGGCGACCCTGAGCCCTCGACATTACTACGCAGACTTGCTGGGAACGCCGGGCGATACGGTGTGGATCGATGTCGAATCGCCGTTCAAGGCCGAGCAGCTGGACGTACAGGTGGTCAGCCGCATCTCCACGCGCTTTGCCCATCGCCAGGCGTCCCTGGAACCGATTGTCACGTTGATGGCCCGCCAGTTCAGCGAGCGCCCGGGCAACTACCTGGCCTTTTTCAGCAGTTTCGATTACTTGCAGCAAGTGGCCGGGCTGTTTGCCGAGCGGCACCCGCAGATCGCCCTCTGGACGCAATCGCGGGGCATGGGCGAAGCCCCCCGGCAGGCGTTTCTCGAACGATTCATGGAACACAGCCAAGGCATTGGCTTTGCGGTGCTGGGCGGCGCGTTCGGCGAGGGCATCGACTTGCCGGGTTCACGCCTGATCGGTGCGTTCATCGCTACCTTGGGGCTGGCGCAGTTCAACCCGGTCAATGAGCAGATGAAGCAACGCATGGCGGCGATCTTCGGCGATGGCTATGACTACACTTACCTGTATCCCGGATTGCAGAAGGTCGTACAGGCGGCAGGCCGCGTGATCCGTACCCAACAGGATAGCGGGGTGGTGATGCTGATCGATGATCGGTTTGGCGAGGCCAGGGTGCAGCAGCTATTGCCGCGCTGGTGGTCAGTTACCCAAGAGGCCCACAAATCCCCTTGTGGGAGCGAGCTTGCTCGCGATGGCAGACTGTCAGCCAGCATTGATGCAAACTGA
- a CDS encoding cation:proton antiporter, with protein sequence MTFTVWVAVLGAVLLTLALTSSYLRWMPVTTSAMCLVLGVAIGPLGLDVLKLDISDSSVWMEHLTEIAVVFSLFVSGLKLRLPLKDRTWRVAYGLAGPVMILCIAGLCLALHYLLGLGWGVSMLIGAMLAPTDPVLAALVQVNDARDDDRVRFGLSGEAGLNDGTAFPFVILGLLMLREDGSGFLGEWLLHNVLWAVPAGLLVGYWMGRGIGKLTLSMRIRNADSTLSPNDYLALALIALAYVVAEWIQGYGFLSVFAAGLGLRQAEVQSTDEGALPAEHLVQPVVGHETVEPRQAVVGDTETLGDGQLAAGVMMSDMLAFGSLVERSMEVFLVTLLGVVLANHWDWRAVAIGALLFFVIRPLSVLVVPWRRLLDGPQRLLIGWFGIRGIGSLFYLFFALNHDLPPAVAQLCIDLTLSVVALSILVHGITTQPTLAWYERRKQSS encoded by the coding sequence ATGACGTTCACAGTATGGGTAGCGGTGCTCGGCGCGGTGTTGCTGACCCTGGCCCTGACCTCCTCTTATCTGCGCTGGATGCCGGTCACCACCTCGGCGATGTGCCTGGTGCTGGGTGTCGCCATCGGGCCGCTGGGGCTGGACGTGCTGAAGCTGGACATCAGCGACTCGTCGGTCTGGATGGAACACCTCACGGAAATCGCGGTGGTGTTTTCGCTGTTCGTCAGCGGCCTCAAGTTGCGCCTGCCTCTCAAGGACCGTACCTGGCGCGTGGCCTATGGGCTGGCCGGGCCGGTGATGATCCTGTGCATCGCCGGCCTGTGCCTGGCGTTGCACTATCTGTTGGGCCTGGGTTGGGGCGTGTCGATGCTGATCGGCGCGATGCTGGCGCCCACCGACCCGGTACTGGCGGCACTGGTGCAGGTCAACGATGCCCGGGATGACGACCGGGTGCGATTCGGCCTGTCGGGCGAAGCGGGACTGAACGACGGCACGGCGTTTCCCTTTGTGATCCTCGGCTTGTTGATGCTGCGGGAGGACGGCAGCGGTTTTCTCGGTGAATGGCTGCTGCACAACGTCCTGTGGGCGGTGCCGGCCGGGTTGCTGGTCGGCTACTGGATGGGCCGCGGCATCGGCAAGCTGACCCTGTCGATGCGCATCAGGAATGCCGACAGCACCTTGTCGCCCAATGATTACCTGGCCCTGGCACTGATTGCCCTGGCCTACGTCGTGGCTGAGTGGATCCAGGGCTATGGCTTTCTCTCGGTGTTCGCCGCCGGCTTGGGGCTGCGTCAGGCCGAGGTCCAATCCACTGATGAAGGGGCGCTACCGGCAGAACACCTGGTGCAGCCGGTGGTGGGCCACGAAACCGTCGAGCCCCGACAGGCCGTCGTGGGCGATACCGAGACGTTGGGCGATGGTCAATTGGCCGCTGGGGTGATGATGAGCGACATGCTGGCGTTTGGCAGCTTGGTGGAGCGGTCGATGGAAGTCTTCCTGGTGACCCTGCTGGGGGTCGTGCTAGCCAACCATTGGGACTGGCGAGCCGTGGCGATCGGTGCCCTGCTGTTTTTCGTGATTCGCCCGCTGAGTGTGCTGGTGGTGCCCTGGCGGCGATTGCTCGACGGACCGCAACGGCTGCTGATCGGCTGGTTTGGCATTCGCGGGATCGGCAGCCTGTTTTATCTGTTCTTCGCCTTGAACCATGACCTGCCGCCAGCGGTGGCGCAACTGTGCATCGACCTCACCCTGTCGGTGGTGGCCTTGAGCATTCTGGTGCATGGCATCACGACCCAGCCGACGTTGGCATGGTATGAGCGCCGTAAGCAGTCGAGTTGA
- a CDS encoding iron-containing redox enzyme family protein, whose product MTALTPLQSQPATVHPVIHNGQVRQCYERLFQGPDDADKQAVAQTFLQQCIAKAEALPQQMPSDPMALQAWVEQHSAGVARQYADYLERRKNGGPREFFSGKAHALYFIQAVAPTKRVDGAWLYGVVKHWHDHRFEGLLCTYLEELGDGHPGQNHVVLYRKLLAEHDLSDAPDIDDDLYLQGAVQLALGYAGDEYLPEVIGYNLGYEQLPLHLLISAYELSELDIDPYYFTLHVTIDNASTGHAHKAVQALLQLMPMEADREAFWQRVTLGYRLNDLGQGSRAIIGSFDLEREVLDMLERKRPFGQHMHSDYCKFEGKTVNQWLSAPGQLEGFLTAMQNKGWIKRHEDPQHSRFWTLIDGAGAAMFGVFSPYEKQLLHDWIAGDWLDEGVKSGARRAPVAACAPATPMDDPDVQNLQQALQGRTPDEQMQVLMPWLCARCHSHPAGLLATRRFIELKSALR is encoded by the coding sequence ATGACTGCGCTGACACCCCTCCAATCCCAGCCGGCCACCGTGCACCCTGTCATCCATAATGGACAGGTGCGCCAATGCTATGAACGGCTGTTCCAGGGCCCCGACGATGCCGACAAGCAAGCCGTCGCCCAAACGTTCCTCCAGCAATGCATCGCCAAAGCCGAGGCGCTCCCCCAGCAGATGCCCTCTGATCCCATGGCGCTGCAGGCCTGGGTCGAACAACACAGCGCCGGCGTGGCCCGGCAATACGCTGACTACCTGGAGCGGCGCAAGAACGGCGGCCCGCGGGAGTTTTTCAGCGGCAAGGCCCATGCCCTGTACTTCATCCAGGCCGTGGCCCCGACCAAACGGGTGGACGGTGCCTGGCTGTATGGCGTGGTCAAGCACTGGCACGACCACCGTTTCGAAGGGTTGCTGTGCACCTACCTGGAAGAACTGGGGGACGGTCATCCCGGACAAAATCATGTGGTGCTCTATCGCAAGTTGCTCGCCGAACACGACCTGTCGGACGCCCCGGACATCGACGACGATCTGTATCTGCAAGGCGCCGTGCAACTGGCCCTGGGCTATGCCGGCGACGAGTACCTGCCGGAGGTCATCGGCTACAACCTGGGCTACGAGCAATTGCCCCTGCATCTGTTGATCAGCGCCTATGAGCTGAGTGAACTGGACATCGATCCGTACTATTTCACCCTCCACGTCACCATCGACAACGCCAGCACCGGCCATGCCCACAAGGCCGTGCAAGCGCTGCTGCAACTGATGCCGATGGAAGCGGACCGCGAGGCCTTCTGGCAGCGAGTCACGCTGGGCTATCGCCTCAACGACCTGGGGCAGGGTAGCCGGGCCATCATCGGCTCGTTCGACCTGGAGCGCGAAGTGCTGGACATGCTCGAACGCAAACGCCCATTCGGTCAGCACATGCATTCCGATTACTGCAAATTCGAAGGCAAGACCGTCAACCAGTGGCTCTCGGCGCCGGGCCAGTTGGAGGGGTTCCTGACGGCCATGCAGAACAAAGGCTGGATCAAGCGCCATGAAGACCCGCAACACAGTCGCTTCTGGACGCTGATCGACGGCGCAGGCGCGGCCATGTTCGGGGTCTTCAGCCCCTACGAAAAACAGCTGCTGCATGACTGGATCGCCGGTGACTGGCTGGACGAGGGCGTGAAGTCCGGCGCCCGGCGTGCTCCGGTTGCGGCCTGCGCCCCCGCGACGCCGATGGACGATCCCGATGTGCAAAACCTGCAACAGGCGCTGCAAGGCCGCACGCCGGACGAGCAGATGCAAGTCCTGATGCCCTGGCTCTGTGCCCGCTGCCACAGCCATCCGGCGGGGCTGCTGGCGACTCGCCGGTTCATCGAACTCAAGTCCGCACTTCGCTAG
- a CDS encoding YgdI/YgdR family lipoprotein, with the protein MNIRFLGVPLVAVAFMALAGCASPTVVTLQNGTQYLTKDTPNTRTADGFYEFEDISGRKVRVRADDVATIRKED; encoded by the coding sequence ATGAACATCAGGTTTCTGGGCGTACCCCTGGTCGCCGTGGCATTTATGGCTCTGGCTGGCTGCGCGTCGCCCACGGTAGTGACCTTGCAAAACGGTACCCAGTATTTGACCAAGGACACCCCTAACACCCGTACCGCCGACGGCTTCTACGAATTCGAGGATATTTCCGGCAGGAAAGTCCGGGTCCGCGCCGATGATGTGGCGACCATTCGCAAGGAAGACTGA
- a CDS encoding polyurethanase: MGIYDYKNLGTTESKALVSDAMAIMLYAYHNLDHGFAAGYQHNGFGAGLPATLVTALLGGTDSQGVIPGVPWNPDSEKLALEAVQKAGWTPISATQLGYAGKVDGRGTFFGEKTGYTTAQVEILGKYDSAGHLQEIGVSFRGTSGPRENLIGDSIGDVINDLMAALGPKDYAKNYAGEAFGNLLGDVAKFAQAHGLTGADVLVSGHSLGGLAVNSLADLSTSQWSGFYADANYIAYASPTQSSTDKVLNIGYENDPVFRALDGSTFNLASVGVHDGQQESATNNIVSFNDHYASAAWNVLPFSILNIPTWISHLPSGYSDGMGRIMNSAFYDLTEKDSTIIVANLSDPARANTWVQDLNRNAQTHTGSTFIIGSDSNDLIQGGQGNDYLEGRAGDDTFRDGGGYNVILGGQGSNSLQLQQSVKDFSFAHDGVGTLYLRDAHGGISITRDIGTLVSKESGLFWGLLKDEVSHGVTVNGLVAGGNLTAYASSVKGSAANDTLVASAKGDWLFGQDGNDVLVGGAGNDTFVGGAGNDLMQSGGGNDTFLFNGAFGQDRISGYEAGDKLVFLGVPGAGAAHDYREHLSQVGSDTLLKVGDSSVTLVGVAIGQVGGEGIVFA; this comes from the coding sequence ATGGGTATCTACGACTACAAGAACCTCGGCACCACCGAATCCAAGGCACTGGTCAGCGACGCAATGGCGATCATGCTGTACGCCTACCACAACCTCGACCACGGCTTTGCCGCCGGGTACCAGCACAACGGCTTCGGTGCCGGCCTGCCGGCGACCCTGGTCACCGCGCTGCTGGGGGGCACCGATTCCCAAGGGGTGATTCCCGGCGTGCCGTGGAACCCGGATTCGGAAAAACTGGCCCTGGAAGCGGTGCAGAAGGCTGGCTGGACGCCCATCAGCGCCACGCAACTGGGCTACGCCGGCAAGGTGGATGGCCGCGGGACGTTTTTTGGTGAGAAAACCGGCTACACCACCGCGCAGGTCGAGATCCTCGGCAAGTACGACAGCGCGGGTCACCTGCAGGAAATCGGTGTGTCGTTTCGCGGCACCAGCGGCCCTCGGGAAAACCTGATTGGCGATTCCATTGGCGACGTGATCAACGACCTGATGGCCGCCCTGGGGCCCAAGGACTATGCAAAAAACTACGCCGGCGAAGCCTTTGGCAACCTGCTGGGGGACGTCGCCAAGTTTGCCCAGGCCCATGGCCTGACGGGGGCGGACGTGCTGGTCAGCGGCCACAGCCTGGGCGGTCTGGCGGTCAACAGCCTGGCGGACTTGAGCACCAGCCAATGGTCGGGGTTCTACGCCGATGCCAATTACATCGCCTACGCTTCGCCGACCCAGAGCAGTACCGATAAGGTCTTGAACATCGGTTACGAGAACGATCCGGTGTTCCGCGCCCTGGACGGCTCGACGTTCAACCTCGCGTCGGTGGGCGTGCACGATGGGCAACAGGAGTCGGCCACCAACAACATCGTCAGCTTCAACGACCACTACGCTTCGGCGGCATGGAACGTCTTGCCGTTTTCCATCCTCAACATCCCCACCTGGATTTCCCACCTGCCCAGCGGTTACAGCGATGGCATGGGCCGAATCATGAACTCGGCGTTCTACGACCTTACCGAAAAAGACTCCACCATTATCGTCGCCAACCTCTCAGACCCCGCCCGGGCCAATACCTGGGTGCAGGACCTCAACCGCAACGCTCAAACCCATACCGGCAGCACATTCATCATCGGCAGCGACAGCAACGACCTGATCCAGGGCGGCCAGGGCAACGACTATCTGGAAGGCCGCGCCGGCGACGACACCTTTCGCGATGGCGGTGGTTACAACGTGATACTGGGCGGGCAGGGCAGCAACAGCCTGCAACTGCAGCAGTCGGTGAAGGATTTCAGTTTCGCCCATGACGGAGTTGGGACGCTGTACCTGCGCGATGCCCATGGCGGGATCAGCATCACCCGCGACATCGGCACGCTGGTCAGCAAGGAGTCCGGGTTGTTCTGGGGGCTGCTCAAGGATGAGGTGAGCCACGGCGTCACCGTCAATGGCCTGGTGGCGGGCGGCAACCTGACGGCGTATGCGTCTTCGGTCAAGGGCAGTGCGGCCAACGACACCCTGGTGGCGAGCGCGAAGGGTGACTGGCTGTTCGGCCAGGACGGCAACGACGTGCTGGTGGGCGGCGCGGGTAACGACACCTTCGTCGGTGGTGCGGGCAACGACCTGATGCAATCGGGCGGTGGTAACGACACCTTCCTGTTCAATGGTGCGTTCGGCCAGGATAGGATCAGCGGTTATGAGGCGGGGGACAAGCTGGTGTTCCTCGGTGTACCCGGCGCCGGGGCAGCTCATGACTACAGGGAGCACCTGTCACAGGTGGGCAGTGACACGCTGCTCAAGGTCGGTGACAGTTCCGTGACCCTGGTGGGGGTTGCTATCGGTCAGGTTGGCGGCGAAGGGATCGTGTTCGCCTGA
- a CDS encoding hybrid sensor histidine kinase/response regulator — translation MLENAPKIPLMNEEQRFRLLIDAVVDYAIYMTDPSGIITSWNSGARRFKGYEESEILGQHFSRFYTDQDRAAGLPQRALDTALHEGRFEGEGWRVRKDGTLFWSHVVIDPIIDSQSGTLLGFAKITRDLTDRKMAEETLKQSEQQFRLLVQSVTDYAIYMLDPQGQVTNWNLGAQRIKGYLPVEAIGRHFSMFYTPEDRDAGEPQRALSIAASEGRFEKKGWRMRKDGTRFMAHVVIDAIRSDTGALLGFAKITRDITDATQAQQALEQAREALFQSQKLQAIGQLSGGIAHDFNNLLTVILGNLEIVRKRMPSEPKLTQLLDNATQGALRGVSLTQRMLAFARRQKLTYESVELSALVQGISGLLQSSLGPSIHIQTRFADALSPVLADVNQLELAILNLATNARDAMPHGGQIVIAAEERQGADAGPDQPMPPGRYICLAMTDEGEGMDDATLASAVDPFFTTKGVGKGTGLGLSMVHGLAEQLGGRLILKSQKGLGTTAELWLPVAGDAAPGKAAIEEAAPPVHELKVLVVDDDSLVLTSTRLLIEDLGHRVLCAPSGAQALELYERNPDIDLVITDMAMPQMDGAQLAKLLRDRQPTLPIILATGYAERLEGFATQLPRLIKPFKQIDLMQVIGQTMK, via the coding sequence ATGCTCGAGAACGCCCCCAAGATCCCGCTCATGAACGAAGAACAGCGCTTTCGCCTGCTCATCGACGCGGTGGTCGACTACGCCATCTACATGACCGACCCTTCGGGCATCATCACCAGTTGGAACTCTGGCGCCAGGCGTTTCAAGGGTTACGAGGAGTCCGAGATCCTCGGCCAGCATTTCTCCCGTTTCTACACCGACCAGGACCGCGCCGCCGGCCTGCCGCAACGGGCGCTGGATACGGCCCTGCATGAGGGGCGTTTCGAAGGCGAGGGCTGGCGGGTGCGCAAGGACGGCACGCTGTTCTGGTCCCATGTGGTGATCGACCCGATCATCGACAGCCAGAGTGGTACCTTGCTCGGCTTCGCCAAGATCACCCGCGACCTGACCGACCGCAAGATGGCCGAGGAAACCCTCAAGCAAAGCGAGCAGCAGTTTCGCCTGCTGGTGCAAAGCGTCACCGACTACGCCATCTACATGCTCGACCCGCAAGGTCAGGTCACCAACTGGAACCTGGGGGCGCAGCGGATCAAGGGGTATCTTCCGGTGGAAGCCATCGGCCGGCATTTCTCGATGTTCTACACCCCCGAGGATCGCGATGCCGGCGAGCCGCAGCGCGCGTTGAGCATCGCCGCCAGCGAAGGGCGTTTCGAGAAAAAGGGCTGGCGCATGCGCAAGGATGGCACGCGGTTCATGGCCCACGTGGTCATCGATGCGATTCGCAGCGATACCGGCGCGCTGCTGGGGTTTGCCAAGATCACCCGCGACATCACCGATGCCACCCAAGCCCAGCAGGCCCTTGAACAGGCCCGTGAGGCGTTGTTTCAATCCCAGAAACTGCAAGCCATCGGTCAGCTCAGCGGTGGTATTGCCCATGATTTCAATAACCTGTTGACGGTCATCCTTGGCAACCTGGAAATCGTGCGCAAGCGCATGCCCAGCGAGCCGAAACTCACTCAGTTGCTGGACAACGCGACCCAGGGCGCGCTGCGCGGGGTTTCGCTGACCCAACGCATGCTGGCGTTTGCCCGGCGGCAGAAACTGACCTACGAATCGGTCGAGCTATCGGCCCTGGTACAGGGCATCAGCGGCCTGCTGCAAAGCTCCCTGGGCCCGTCGATACACATCCAGACCCGTTTCGCCGACGCGCTGTCGCCCGTGCTGGCCGATGTCAATCAACTGGAACTGGCGATCCTAAACCTGGCGACCAACGCCCGGGACGCCATGCCCCATGGCGGCCAGATCGTCATTGCCGCCGAGGAACGGCAAGGGGCTGATGCCGGACCGGACCAGCCGATGCCCCCCGGACGCTACATCTGCCTGGCGATGACCGATGAAGGCGAGGGCATGGACGACGCCACGCTGGCCTCGGCCGTGGACCCATTCTTCACCACCAAGGGTGTCGGCAAGGGCACGGGGTTGGGGCTGTCCATGGTGCATGGCCTGGCGGAACAGTTGGGTGGCCGCCTGATACTCAAAAGCCAGAAAGGCCTGGGGACCACCGCCGAATTGTGGTTGCCGGTGGCCGGCGATGCGGCCCCTGGCAAAGCGGCGATCGAAGAGGCGGCGCCGCCGGTCCACGAGTTGAAAGTGCTGGTGGTCGACGATGACAGCCTGGTATTGACCAGCACTCGCTTGTTGATCGAAGACCTGGGGCATCGAGTCCTTTGCGCCCCATCGGGGGCTCAGGCGCTGGAGCTGTACGAGCGCAACCCGGACATCGACCTGGTGATCACCGACATGGCCATGCCGCAGATGGACGGCGCGCAGTTGGCGAAATTGTTGCGCGACCGCCAACCGACCTTGCCCATCATCCTGGCCACCGGCTATGCCGAACGCCTGGAAGGTTTCGCCACGCAACTGCCTCGGTTGATCAAGCCGTTCAAGCAGATTGACCTGATGCAGGTCATTGGGCAGACGATGAAATAG
- a CDS encoding VRR-NUC domain-containing protein, with translation MATRSLDDPYYYLNNFQQVLAWLSQRYADVLSHEEQRFIDDFAALPRASQGLLVRMVMRKGLRFRHSKLSYPEIGDIGAAVAPLLALGWVEEQAPIGLVELFDVLLKAEILLCLGHLIEHPKAKKTEWLQALDNHPSPLQPFRTWCPQLDERLYSLTIMDLCDRLRLMFFGNLYQDWSEFVLADLGIFTYETVEFSAESRGLRSREDVDACLFLHDCQQRFEAGEPLEDIVAQVNELSLENPWLERRRGKLLFQIGQHGERIGDFALALCIYRDCTYPGARLRMVRVLERIGEYALALELGEAAAQTPQSAAETQALLRIVPRLRRKLGGPPVPRVMAREVERLELHLPRVDPGLSVEYHVQAHLHDETAPVHYVENSLINSLFGLLCWPAIFAPLPGAFFHPFQRGPVDLLNEDFHARRAELFAACLAELDDGRYRQTIGRRYVEKWGVQSPFVFWGALSEPLLEQALDCLPAEHLKHWFQRLLLDIKANRAGMPDLIQFWPQHKTYRMIEVKGPGDRLQDNQLRWLEFCHEHQMPVAVCYVQWAASAIASELAPAEDEPPQIIYGSELARDGRT, from the coding sequence GTGGCAACCCGTTCTCTCGACGATCCGTATTACTACCTGAACAACTTCCAGCAAGTGCTCGCGTGGTTGAGCCAGCGTTATGCGGACGTGCTCAGCCACGAAGAGCAGCGCTTCATCGACGATTTCGCCGCGCTGCCCCGTGCTTCCCAAGGCTTGTTGGTGCGGATGGTGATGCGCAAGGGGCTGCGGTTTCGTCATAGCAAGCTGAGTTACCCGGAAATCGGCGACATTGGCGCCGCCGTCGCGCCGCTATTGGCCTTGGGATGGGTCGAGGAACAGGCCCCCATCGGGCTCGTTGAACTGTTCGACGTGCTGCTCAAGGCGGAAATCCTTCTATGCCTGGGTCACCTGATCGAACACCCCAAGGCGAAAAAGACCGAATGGCTCCAGGCCCTGGATAATCACCCCAGCCCGCTCCAGCCTTTTCGTACCTGGTGTCCGCAGCTTGACGAGCGCCTGTACAGCCTGACGATCATGGACCTGTGCGACAGGCTGCGCTTGATGTTCTTTGGCAACCTCTACCAGGATTGGTCGGAATTCGTCCTGGCGGACCTGGGCATCTTCACCTACGAAACCGTTGAGTTCAGCGCCGAGTCACGGGGCTTGCGCAGTCGCGAAGACGTCGATGCCTGCCTGTTCCTGCACGACTGCCAGCAGCGCTTCGAAGCCGGCGAGCCCCTGGAAGATATCGTCGCCCAGGTCAACGAACTGTCCTTGGAAAATCCGTGGCTGGAGCGACGCCGGGGCAAGTTGTTGTTCCAGATCGGCCAGCATGGCGAGCGTATCGGCGATTTCGCCTTGGCTTTGTGCATCTATCGCGATTGCACCTACCCGGGCGCGCGGCTGCGGATGGTCCGGGTATTGGAGCGAATCGGCGAGTATGCCCTGGCCCTTGAACTGGGCGAGGCGGCGGCGCAGACACCACAGAGCGCTGCCGAAACCCAGGCCTTGCTTCGGATCGTGCCTCGTCTGCGGCGCAAGCTGGGCGGCCCGCCAGTGCCACGGGTCATGGCTCGGGAAGTGGAGCGCCTGGAACTGCATCTGCCGCGCGTCGATCCGGGCCTGTCGGTGGAATACCACGTCCAGGCCCACCTGCACGATGAAACCGCGCCGGTGCATTACGTCGAGAACAGCCTGATCAATTCACTGTTCGGCCTGCTGTGCTGGCCAGCGATCTTCGCGCCGTTGCCGGGCGCGTTTTTCCACCCGTTCCAGCGTGGGCCGGTCGACCTGCTCAATGAAGATTTCCATGCCCGTCGCGCCGAGTTGTTCGCGGCCTGCCTGGCAGAGTTGGACGATGGCCGCTATCGGCAGACCATCGGTCGTCGTTACGTTGAAAAGTGGGGCGTGCAATCGCCTTTCGTGTTCTGGGGCGCCTTGTCCGAGCCCTTGCTGGAACAGGCCCTCGATTGCTTGCCGGCCGAGCACCTCAAGCACTGGTTCCAGCGCCTGCTGCTGGACATCAAGGCCAACCGCGCCGGCATGCCGGACCTGATCCAGTTCTGGCCGCAACACAAGACTTACCGCATGATCGAAGTCAAAGGCCCCGGTGACCGCCTGCAAGACAACCAATTGCGTTGGCTGGAGTTCTGTCACGAGCACCAGATGCCCGTCGCCGTTTGCTATGTGCAATGGGCAGCGTCTGCCATCGCGAGCGAGCTCGCTCCCGCAGAAGACGAGCCACCCCAGATCATCTATGGGAGCGAGCTTGCTCGCGATGGGCGCACATGA